cttctcttctgcaggctaaacaatcccagctccctcagcctctcctcataactcatgtgttccagtcccctaatcattttgttttttcacacccctgagcaagaaagttgcagcgctgtaaagtggcagtgtaggcAAGGCCCAAGGGTCACTCTCAaggaaatgcatttcaaagggtgattgAAGTATACACATAAGAGGCAAAACCACTCCAAGTTATCTCTCCCTATCGATCTCTCTTGAACTTAAGAAGACAAAAGAATCCAGCTGTTTGACTTTGGGAAGGATCCTGACCTGAAGACTGGTCAGTAATGTTGTTGGAAGCATATGGTAagaattttaccttgaaccaagcctAGTTTGTAAAAGTTTAGTACAGTATCTTTTTTTCTTATAACCATTTTTGACTTTAATGCTTTAATACTTGTGCTCACTTAAAACCTCTTTCTTTGTAGCTAAATAaacttttttgttctttaatcaaaattaatCTAGTGTTGTGAACTGTGTGGGTAACTCCAACTAAGGTGGCAAATTGTATATTGTTCCTTTACAGGGACAACAGACCTTTATGATCTGatctgtccagcagagggcagtacattttgggggggggaatccaggactgggagtgtgttggggttaCCCTGCATGTGGTAATCAAGGCTGCTGGTAGTCAGAGCGTGGCTGGtatttgctgacaggctgctggggtcagaattGTTGGCCCAggacacacagacactcagggtgtgacctgcaggCTGTTTGGCAGGAGCCCAGCTTAGAAGCCACAACAGCAAAGCACTGTGTGACACCCACAGCTgaagggcaggggtgacacagcccctcgctGCTCTGGACTGCACCCCAAAATGTCATACAAGGGAAGTGGGGTCGTGccccagcagcactgcagaaacCCAGGCCCCAGTAGGCCGTGGGAGCGTGCACCTGGGAGAGAGTTCCAAGTTCCCATGGCGTTTACCCCACACCCGCCATGCCCCTCAGAGCCAGGCTCCCCCCAGAGTCTGCCAGCCATGGCTGTAAAGCGAGGGCTCAGGctaggagcaggggaggggctagggTGGGCACTGCACGCTGGGCAGGGAGGTGCCTGGCACGCCTGAGGGGGCACAGCTCCCTCCTGGGCTATGCCTGGCCggtgccctgggtggggggaggtggggggtgccCTGCTCTGCTGGGGATGGGGCCCACCTGCCATAATGCCCGGCTGCCGTGGTTGCCATGGTCCCTGGCGGGGCCGGCCCGGCCCCTGAAGGCAGCTCcgaagggccctgggctcccgcAGCCCCGCGGTGACTCCTCCGGCCGCCAGGGGCCACTGTCTGCCGGTTGCGGCGGACACTCGGCGCCTACCTGACGCCGTGGCCTCCGGAAGCCCTTCCGGGCTGGCGCGGTACCCTCTTGCTCTCGTCACCAAGGCTGCGGAGGAGTCGTTAGCAGCGCCGCCTGGGCGGAAAGATGGCGGCGGCCATAGAGTGACCGGACGGCGGAGGCGCCAGGGACCCGCTGCGGCCCGGAGAGGTGAGGAGACGCGCGACGCCCGCCAGCGCCCCCGGCTTCCGCCGCCGCACGCCCATCCTGGGGGCCCGCGGCCCCGCAGCGCCCCGGCGTCTGGAAACCGCTACCTCCGTTTGCCGGGGCGCCCAGGGCCCCCTAACCTTGTGAGCCTCCCACCCCCGGGCCCTGACGCTGGGGCCGCCTCCGGGGGAGCCTCCCGCGCCCCCTCTCCTCAGCAGGCATCTCCAGAGCACCTCGCCTCTGGGTTACCCTTGCGGCGCCCTGCACCCCTAGGAGACCCCCTGACAGTACCCCCCCGCGACACGGTCCGGTGTAGGATCGTGCTGCTCCCTGTCCAGTACAGTGGCCTCTGTGTTTCCTTCCCTCCCAGGGAACGATGAAGTGATGGATCATGACACTCCAACCATCAGGCCCCGCAGAATCCAGAACCAGAACGTCATCCACCGTCTGGAGCGCCGAAGGATCAGCTCTGGTAAGGCCGGCACCCACTGGCACCAGGTCCGGGTCTTCCACCAGAATGTCTTCCCCAACTTTACTGTGGTCAACGTTGAGAAGCCACCCTGCTTCCTGCGCAAGTTCTCCCCCGATGGGCGCTACTTCATTGCTTTCTCCTCGGACCAGACCTCCCTGGAGATCTACGAGTATCAGGGCTGCCAGGCAGCAGAGGATCTCCTACAGGGTTATGAGGGCGAGATCTTGGCCAATGGCAATGACCAAAGATCTGTTAACATCCGTGGGCGGCTCTTTGAACGTTTCTTCGTCTTGCTTCATATCACTAATGTGGCCTCCAATGGCGAGCACTTGAACCGCGAGTGCAGTTTGTTCACAGATGACTGTCGCTATGTAATCGTTGGCTCTGCTGCCTACCTGCCTGAGGAACCTCATCCCCCATTTTTTGAGGTTTATCGCAACAGTGAGTCGGTGACCCCTAATCCCAGGTCCCCTTTGGAGGACTATTCTCTGCATATCATAGATCTTCACACAGGTAGACTGTGTGACACAAGGACATTCAAATGTGACAAAGTCATCTTGTCTCACAACCAGGGCCTATACCTGTATAAGAATATCTTGGCTATTCTCTCTGTGCAGCAGCAGACTATTCATGTCTTTCAGGTGACGCCTGAGGGCACATTCATTGATGTACGGACTATAGGTCGCTTCTGCTATGAGGATGATCTCCTGACCCTGTCCGCTGTCTATCCAGAAGTGCAGCGAGACACTCAGACAGGGATGGCAAACCCGTACAAAGAACCCTTCATAAATTCTCTGAAACACAGACTGTTGGTGTACCTGTGGAGGAGGGCAGAGCAGGATGGGAGTGCAATGGCAAAAAGGAGGTTCTTCCAGTACTTTGATCAGCTGAGGCAGCTGCGCATGTGGAAAATGCAGCTGTTGGATGAAAGCCATCTGTTTATTAAATACACCAGTGAAGATGTGGTCACATTGCGGGTGACAGACCCTTCACAGGTAGGGCCTGTCCTCTTTGGGCAGCTTATTGCTTTGTTGAGGTTATTCTCATGCAGATAAATACTGTAAACTACATTTCTGGTCTAAGTGCTGATTTGGGTCTTTGAGTGTTGGGTAGAAATGTTCTGTTAGGACCTACACAGTATATAATTTTGGATCCTGTTGTGAGGGGCCTTGGTGGTATCTTTGATGGGATTCAGTAAGATTCCCCCTCTCTCAATGTCTAAACTTCATAGAAATTAGAAAGAGAGAAGACCAACGTGGTTATCCAATTCCGTCTTCCCGCAAATGCAGGATCGTTTCCTGTACTACACTTATtggtgctttgtccagtctgttgttttttAGTAGTCAGGATCAGGGACCTATTATGTCTGGCATTGTACAAATGCAGGCTGAAAAATAGTCTCTGTCCTGATGAGCATACAATCTGATTATAAATGTCCCGAGTGACAGTATTTCTACTTCCCTTGGGTGACTATTTCACAGttcaatggaaatttttcttaatttcttcCAATTATTCCTAATTATATTCAAGTGCTACCCTACGTATTGTGACCTTTTTTCCGTCTTTGGTAAATATACCCTTCAGTTACCTGTTGAGAGTCATCCAGTCATTTCCCCGTCAGATGTCTTACACAAactatacaaaaagaaaaggagtacttgtggcaccttagagactaaccaatttatacaAACTATACAATTAGTCCTTTAATTTAGCTTATTATTTCAACCCCTCCATTTTGTTGTTGATCATTTTGTTCCTTTTCCCCACTCTCACCAGTTTCTTTCTGTTGAAGGGTGCCCAGAACTAAATAGTGCTTCAGAGGCAATCATGCCAGAGTAATATAAAGAAAGAACTGTTAATTTCCCTACTCTGTGGTCTGCAGACTCTGCATGTGCCACCCCAAACTGACCTTTTTTTCTTGCCATATTGTACTGCATAGTTGGATCTCTAAGCCATTACTGCTTTCCAGATGCTTCTTTCCTATTAGGTATGTGTGTTTGAGTATTTTTCAGATGTGATGacatttttccaagctgaatctcACTTTCTCTGCTTAAATTCTAATCTCTCAAAGCCTCTTACTATCTTTCTATCCTGGATGGTATTTGCAATTCCCAATtattcctgggagaattctgcaccaaaaaattaagaattctgcacacaatattttaaaattctggaaaTGTTATTTGTCagaatcatgccagtttcaattattttggtagtttatttcaaaatacctgtcagcaagtatgtctgtaacaatacagacaacaaaaaagattcaggaaatggtttttgacaaatagattccctactaggcataaagaaaaggagtacttgtggcatcttagagactaaccaatttatttgagcataagctttcgtgatattaatacagaactttaagtaataattcatttaaagtacaattcagaaatgtatttcctgcacccctccaaagcagtgcaaaggctttgggaagtTGGGGGTattggaggagctgagggagagggaaggagtctgggagagaatctggagtgttgttgggtatgggtgggggaAGTATAGAACAAGGTGTTTttctggagggggggggcaatTGTTAGGGAGTTTGGGAGCCTCCCCCAGGCAGACCCTGGCTGTCTACTAGCCTTTCCCATTCAATCAggtacatctgcccctgtcctTGTGTGTCCCTGCACTCCCACTCCTCGTTCAGCCAGGCATATCTGCAAATGTGCCTGTGTggtcctgcacccccactcccctctttccccatgtgtccctgcatcctAACTCAGCTATGCATAGCTGccctgtctccatgtgtccctgcacccccctctTCCCATTCAGCCAGGTATAGCTGCCCATATCCCCCTGTGGTCCTGCATCACcattcccattcagcccctgggtCAATGTTGTCCCCCACTAGCTCCTGTACCCAATCTGTCTCCCCTCACTAGCTATTATGAACTCCAGTCTGCGTGACCCCTCACAGCAGCCCCATATGCCCCACTCtctgtctcccccccaccccattccatgCCTCCTTACCTGACTCTGCAGGCAGGGTTCTGTGAGGAAGACAGCATTAGCCCCCTCCCTCTCTATGGTTGGCTGCTCCTGCTCATGAGCCAGTTGTCCTCTCTTCTGACAGCACAtcagcccctggtgggcaaaagatGTAATTGTAGCGTGACTCCTCACATGACTTCCCTTTGCCTTCCTGTCAGAATCAATTATTTtgcggggggaaaaaaatctgcggaggacattaattctgcacttGTGTagaggtgcagaattcccccaatttagtatcatctgctatctctaattaaaatgttgtttacTCCCGTTTCCAGGTCGGTAATGAAGTTAAATCAGACCAGCTCTAATGCCTATCTCTGTGGTAGACATCCTTTACCGCTCTGTCCCCACCATAACACATGTTTGTCATTGCCTTTTTTCCTAGAGATCTTCAGTTTTCAATCCATGTGAGATGGTCTGAGACTACTTTAagttttttaatctatttaattccTTTCATCTGCTTTTTTTATAATTCTATTAAAAATGTCTGGCAAGAACTCTTTCTAAACTTGCAGTGCTGCTCATTGCTCGCTGTTCtgtttcctccctgcccccccttcaATATTTGTCCCATTGTTTTTCAAGGGCTAGAAGTTGGAATGAATGGATGTTAACTGTCCACTTTGAAGATTTCTTTGTGTGTTACTTCTTCCATTGTGCACATACATTAGTCTGCTGTAGATTGTGTGCACTGTTTATTATTGTAAAGTAGTTGAGGATTGAGAGTCTTTTGTAAAAGCAGCATTGAAATATTTGTCTAACAAATACACATAAACAACATGGATATTGCAAAGATATTAAACCTTTGTCCAAGTGGGTTGCAATTTGGGAGGTTTTGGGGCCCACTTTACTGCTCCTGGAGTCTTGAGCTCTGTCAGTGGCCAAAAATATCATAAGCCTTCCTGATTCGGTGAATGCAACCAGTGCTCTTGGATCTGGACTTTGACAGGCATCTGTGACTGGTCACTGCAATGCTCTCTAGAATGCTTCCATTTGAAGACCACTTAGACTTCACAGCTAATGCAGATTGTGGCTGGCTTGAAGCTGCAGAGGCAGGCAGAAGACTACACTAATTCCTCAGGAGGTGAACTTAGCTTCCCCTTTGTTTCTGGGTCCACTTCCAGATATTGACTTTGATCTGTGAAGCTCTGTGTAGGTTCTGGCAGTCTGATCAGCTGAGGCATTCAAGATAACTGGTTAACAGGTTCTAGATTTAAGCACCTGTTGCAAGCTGTTCTGTGTGTAGGGCTCTCAGTTGTGGAAAGTCTTTCCCCTTACTTCTGATTTGAGGGAGCTAGAGCTTATTGACAGTTAGGCCCATCTCATCTCCTAGGGGTTCCATGAGGAGGGGTTGGGTGGATTGGTATTTAGGGTACTGTTTTTTTTGGTGCATTGAGAGGGAAAAATTaaggttttaatttttattaaaactcACTAAAAGGTTGTTTTTCAAATGTTGTACATGAAGCTTGAGTTTTGATAAACACATTTATGCATCTTAATAAACAAGAAGTGGTACAAAGTAAAGCAAAAATGGTCACGTTTTAGATGTGCCAACCTGGCCACAAGGTCCCTTCTTCATGCTCTGCCACTTCCACTGCTCTTGGATGGTTTCTATGACAGTTGTAGCAGGGTTCTATATTTAGtgaaaattctgttctttcctctgcACTTGAGCCTAacctttcctttgtttgtttgattATGCAGTGAGGCCTAAAATTATGATCCAGTTGAATATCTATGGCTGGTttattcccacacacacacacacacttaggaTCTGAGCTTTAAATTGGCAGTGACATGGACCAGATGATTTAGTAGGTTTTTCCTATCTCAATCATCTGATTAACACCAGCACGAGTAGTGGGAACCTATACTGAAAGTATGGAAGATGAATTCTCAGTTATTCAGATGGGTCGAGATATGCGTTCTATGGAAATACTATGTTTTGCTCAATAGCTATGTGGTTACCTAACTTATGCCAAGTATAGCATAACATCCTACCCAGGAACTACAAGTGGCTTTAAAACATAATTTGAGAAAAGTTTCTCTGGTTTAGCACATTCTATAGACACATAATTACAGTAAATATAGAGATCCCTGTAAAAGAAATATCTTAAGTGTAATTTTGCAATCTTTAAAGTGGTAAATATTTGTACAGGAATGAATCGAGGGTAGTCaagcccttctccttccctctgcaCTCCAATCCTATAGCCcagaaggacttttttttttccggaGGTGGTGATTTAGCTAATAGTTCAGGTGATTGGGAGTAATGTGTGGGTATTTGGCAACCACCCGTTTCCCCCATTTTCTGAATAGTCTAAGTACAATGTGTCAGTAACAGCTCCCTTGAGAGAGAAAACTGGATAGCATGGACCAACTTCTCcaaaaccaacacaattctttaaCAAGCCATGGGCTTGGTATAGTGATAGTCTAAACTCTGTCCCATTTTGAGAGACCCATCTGAGTTCTTTCCTCATTCTTCTTCTCCCCAGCCCACAAATTATCCTAGAGGGTGAAGTCTTGAGGTGTGTCTGCAGCTGGGCTTTTTTGTAAAATGAGGCCAGTCTTGCATTGTGAGTATAGCAAGGTGGAGTCTATAGGTTGGGAATATGTTCAGAGCTTCCCCAAGCATCTAATATATATGGAAATCCTAAGGTCTGAGTTCATCTGGATTTACAAAGGTGCTACTCTGTTGTTAGAGGTCAAGCATGTGACTGGTATCTGGGTTTGGGACGGGATGGCAAAActgtggctcacaagccacatgcagctcttttaccattaaagtgcagCTCGCACAGCCCActatgccccctcattcttcacctaccagactgggggaggagaggaagctcaggacctctgccttttTAGTGGGACGGTGCGGTAGGGGCTTCTGTCCAGCGGGGAGGTGGGTCTTGGGGCATCAGCCCTGCAGAGCACACCTGGCAGGGCTCGGGGTTTCAGCAGGAGCTGGGCCGAAGCCCCAACCCTGGCTCCCAGCAGATGTGCTCCGACatttgaacttctgaagattgttgtatgtggcTCTGAAGGCCAGTAAATTTGGACACCCATGGTTTGAGAGTTAGTGTCTTTAGCGATTGAGTAACCTTATCTAGGGAAAGATTTATTGCAGAAGTACCTGACTCATGTTTTGGATTTACAATGGCACCTGGAAATTCTTGGATAAGAGTGTCAGTATTAAAAAGGAATAGTTATTGTCCTTCAGACTTTCATTTCTATAATGGGTAAAACTTTTGCAGGCAATGTTGGAACACAATGCACTAAAAAATCTCATCTCTGCATGCTGGAAATATTAAGAGGGGGAAAACAgtaaatgccccccaaaaagctCTCAGCTCTTCACATacaagaaaaataatttgttgCCAGCCAGCACCTGGTTTAAAATCACTTCCCCAGcaggaaagaaaattaaatctgccactttaaaaagcattttatatttGGTGGAGAGTGAGgaagagaaaacagaaatattgacgtccagtttgaaatgaaaaattgaaagtgCATTTAGTTCCCTTCATAAATACACTGTCGTGAATAGGCTGGATAATCTGGTACCCTCTGAGGTATTTGAATAGCATAATGAATTTGTATAGTGAATGTGAGATTCTCCTACATTGCAGAGTAATCATGGGtagtcttttgtgtgtgtgttgtgtgtatgcgGGGGGAGGGATTCCCAACTAATATGGACACTGTATTGTCTGTCTGCACTCGGTTGGAAAACCACTAACTCTGCTACTCTCTGCAGCCTTCATTCTTTGTTGTGTACAACATGGTGACCACAGAAGTTATTGCTGTGTTCGAGAACACTTCGGATGAGCTACTGGAACTCTTTGAGAACTTCTGTGATCTCTTCAGGAATGCCACCCTGCACAGCGAGGCTGTCCAATTTCCCTGCTCAGCTTCCAGTAACAACTTTGCCAGACAGATCCAGCGCCGGTGAGCCATTCGGAGCATGCCTTATACCATATGGGTACATGCTCAACACTGCCAGCCAAAGGCCAGTATCAAATAGCGGTGGCAACCTTGAGAAACATAGCTCATTAGTGACTGACCTGGTGTATGAGTCCATTCTGAACATGGCACATCTCACCACAGCCTTATGGTTCTGAAATGTGCTGAAAACTCAAGGCTGAGGCAGGGTACGTCTGGTTCTGTATTCCACATTCACTGTCTTGTTTGGTCTGCCATGTAAATGGTAGACCAAGGCTAGAAAATATACAGTGGACAAGCTAAGCACTCAACCCTAGGGAGAAAGATTTCTGAGGGAAGCATGCTGCCAGCACACCTTGTGCTGTGACTTCCTTTGGGGCTGTTTAAGTGATGCTCTCTGAGTAGTTAGGGCCCAAAACTAGGATTTGTTAAACCAAAAATGTCACCACATTTGGGATTTATTTTGCCAGACAGGTTTCCCCAAATGTAATATGAATAAAACTGTGTGTTTATGGCATTTTCTACAATTTCAGCAAAAAGTATGCTGTTCCTTTTTTTCAGTGGGACCTTCCTTTCCAGTGTGAGAGTAAAACTGACCAGTCTAGTGTCACAGTGAAGGTGGAGGGAGAGATAAAAGTAAATCAGGCTTCTAAAATTCTTGTAAATAGACTAAAGTCATGTGAGTAATGCAGGTGGTGATGTTTCTAAAATGTGGTCCTAGGAATATGTGGTGATGTACCCAAGTGTGCCAGAGCCTTTTGTACTTCCCACAACTTATTAAACTTCAGCAGAACTATATAGTGACCATTGCTGCCATTGCTTATAGGGGAGACTTCTGTTGATTCAAGTTGTTGAATCCCTGCAAGTGAAGGGACTTAGTCGTCTTGTATATTTCCATAACTCCCACTGGAGATTCCGTACTGCTTGTGAGAGACAGAACTTAATGCCAACATATGAAGTGCGGCTCTTGTTTTGTAGCTGAAACCAGAGGCAAAAACCTCTTCAGTCTTCTGCTTGGTGGTAAGAGCATATAACGGAGGTGGTTATAGGGTTGGTATGGTGCTTGTTAGATAAGTAAACACAATAGGCCCTTGCCCTGAGAGTTTACAGTCCAATATAAACTGTTCCTGATAAGTTGCTCTTATACCACTGGTCTCATAAAAAAAGTTGGATCTCACCAGCAGAAATCTCAGATTCTGCTTACTAACTTGTAAAGAAGAAAAACTCCAATCCAGATCAATCTTCTCACAGGAAAGAACTTTTCAGACTGTGCTGAGCTAAACAGCTGCAGGCTTCTTTCTTCAAGGTGGTTCTTCTTCTACAGTTTCTTCCCTTTATGCAATCAAAACATAATGGCTGGGGAGAGATGGATTCCCAAGTCCTCCTTTAACCTCAGGAATTCAACTGTTATAGCACACCCTTCAGGCTTCACTTACAATGTTTACAATCTTTGCAATAAAACCTGGATTGATTGATAAGCTGCTAATCCATCTTTCCCCGTTTCTGATCTGTACATTTCCAGTACTGCTGGGCAGCTGTAGCCAGACCTTGTGGAATGACAAGTTCCTATCCACTTGTCAGTCCGTAGTTCCAAAACAGAATAGAATACTGGTAAAAGGTTACCAGAATTGAGACTGATGGTGTACTGGATGAAATACAACTTCTGAATTTAGTAGTACTAGTTTTTAAACTGCTGCAGTTTTGATTTTTATCTCTGTCCTTTTCAAACACTAATGTATCTACATTGTGCCATTTACCTGTGTGCTTTGCAAATAAAATCTGTCCCTTTGTGTGCTCCAGGTTTAAGGACACTATTGTGAATGCAAAGTATGGAGGGCACACAGAGGCTGTGCGGAGGCTGCTGGGTCAGCTCCCAATCAGCGCTCAGTCCTACAGTGGCAGTCCTTACCTTGACCTCTCCCTCTTCAGTTATGATGACAAGTGGGTGTCAGTCATGGAACGGCCAAAGACATGTGGAGATCACCCCATCAGGTATGAAGAAGAGTCAGAAAATTGCATATGGCTAGGACTGAATGTGTGTTTCTCAGAAATGTACATGTGTCTCAGACTGAAGTGTATATATAGGGCTGtttgccttttcccctcctctgtcccaTTCCAGCAAAGTCCTTGTGTAAATTATTCCAGAGAGACCAGTAAATTAGGAAGCTCTGTCTTTTCTCTCCTATGGACTGTGCCTATTTTACATACACACATTTACATTCGGCTCTTTCAAAATTGGAGTTGAGGCGCATTGGCCATGTTGAAAGGCAGAAATGGGTAGCGAAACTTGAACAGCCTTTTATATGAACATTAAATTCCTCCTCTTCCCAGACTCCAGCCTTCTGCTATATGACAGCCAACATGCTATGGTTGCAATGTATGAGTTTGCTTTGCCACGTCAAGAAAATGCTCAttttgggaggtggggctggCAAGCACTTATACAGGTCTGATTTGTTTAAATATCTTTATATGTTATCCATAACATTCACAGCAGGGTTTGACTGTCTTCATACTCCATTGTCTGTAATGCACACTGAGAAACTTAGAAACCAATGTCATCTTTCACTATGAACTTTATTCCTCTTCATTTAACAAACACTGGAGTCCGTGGTCCCCTTTTCCCTATCGTCCCTTGTGTTTCTCATTAATTGGAAACCTATAATGCACAAGAAACTTGCTTGCACAGCAGAAGCTTTGGTCAGACCTAAGGGCGATTCTTCTTATTTCTGTCTGTGCCTTATTAACAGGACTGTGCCTAACCTTGAAAGTAGGGAGGTTTGCAATGCTCCTTGCAGACTAACAGGTGGAGCTTGCACATTTCTATCTTGGGCATGCACAAATTGTTTCTGTCTATTGGCCACAGCAATGGATTTCAAGAATAGCTGTTTGGATTCTGGCACTTCCCCCACCAGATTCAAAACGTCTTAAGGAAGATCATACTTTGGGCCTAAATGTGCTGAGTGTCCCAAGGCAGAAAACTGCACAGCTCT
The Lepidochelys kempii isolate rLepKem1 chromosome 10, rLepKem1.hap2, whole genome shotgun sequence DNA segment above includes these coding regions:
- the DET1 gene encoding DET1 homolog, with amino-acid sequence MDHDTPTIRPRRIQNQNVIHRLERRRISSGKAGTHWHQVRVFHQNVFPNFTVVNVEKPPCFLRKFSPDGRYFIAFSSDQTSLEIYEYQGCQAAEDLLQGYEGEILANGNDQRSVNIRGRLFERFFVLLHITNVASNGEHLNRECSLFTDDCRYVIVGSAAYLPEEPHPPFFEVYRNSESVTPNPRSPLEDYSLHIIDLHTGRLCDTRTFKCDKVILSHNQGLYLYKNILAILSVQQQTIHVFQVTPEGTFIDVRTIGRFCYEDDLLTLSAVYPEVQRDTQTGMANPYKEPFINSLKHRLLVYLWRRAEQDGSAMAKRRFFQYFDQLRQLRMWKMQLLDESHLFIKYTSEDVVTLRVTDPSQPSFFVVYNMVTTEVIAVFENTSDELLELFENFCDLFRNATLHSEAVQFPCSASSNNFARQIQRRFKDTIVNAKYGGHTEAVRRLLGQLPISAQSYSGSPYLDLSLFSYDDKWVSVMERPKTCGDHPIRFYARDSGLLKFEIQAGLLGRPINHTVRRLVAFTFHPFEPFAISVQRTNAEYVVNFHMRHSCT